The genomic region GATAATATTGCCGTCTGGATCGACATGTTCTTGAACTGCAGCGGCAGCCTCATTCACTTCATGGAGGCCAAGGTCTGAGCCACCAGCAATCGTTAACAGGACGCCACGGGCACCATCCATCGAAGCCTCAAGTAACGGACTTGCAATAGCCAATTCAGCTGCCTGACGGGCACGCCCTTCACCACGGGCCTTACCAACACCCATCGTGGCCGTGCCGGCATCAAGCATGACGGTCTTCACATCAGCAAAGTCCGTATTGATCAACCCAGGGGTTGTAATCAGATCGGTAATGCCCTGCACGCCATGCAATAGCACATCATCAGCCAAACGGAATGCTTCTAACATGCTGGCTTCGGGTTCAGCAATTTCGAGGAGGCGTTCATTGGGAATGACAATCAACGTGTCTACCGCAGCGGCAAGCCGTTCGATACCACTTTCAGCTTGCATCGCTCGGCGACGACCTTCAAAGAGAAATGGCTTGGTGACAACACCGATCGTCAATGCACCGAGGCTTTTTGCAATATCAGCAACGATGGGTGCGCCGCCTGTACCCGTTCCGCCACCTTCACCGGCGGTAACGAATACCATGTCAGCGCCCTTTAAGACCTCTTCGATCTCATCACGGTGGTCTTCGGCAGCCTTTTCCCCTACTTCGGGTTTTGAACCAGCGCCAAGACCACGGGTTAATTCTCGACCGACATCAAGTTTGACATCAGCATCACTCATAAGCAGGGCTTGGGCGTCGGTGTTAATCGCAATGAATTCGACCCCCTTGAGGCCTGATTCAATCATTCGGTTCACAGCGTTGACGCCGCCGCCACCAATGCCGACGACTTTGATCACGGCCAGGTAGTTCTGCGGTGCAGCCACGGGGTTGACTCCTTAGTTGGGGGAATAATTGCTCACTCACAACCTTAACCCTCTACTAGAGGTTTAAGATTATGTAAACTTCTACCCCATAGACTGTACGAGTTGAAGGAGAAATCGTCAACCTTTAACTACTGGCCGAGAGGGAACGCGCACATCAATCGTGCTTGAACTCTGCCCAGACTTTGCAATGTCTTGTATTACCGCTTCAATCACAGATGTCTTATAGGGAATATCTTCCGCATCCCCAACAACAACCTGTACCGATTTCAACGCACCCATCCCCTCCGGCTTCATATCGATCACAAGACCTTGAGCCTCATCGATTGACCATTGGGTTACATAATCTGTGATAGAGGGTGGGAATACTTCAACGGCTTTAGCTGCGGCAATGAGACCGGGTGTGCCAACGGCATCGGTTTCAGAAATCGGCCGCTGTGTTTGTACCCGGACAAGGTGACTCATCGTTGCATCGGCAGGCCCAATAAGAAAGCCCTTATTGTCCATGGCCCATTCTCCGGTGGGGGCATTGACCACAACCGCGGGTTCACGAACCGCTAATTGAATATTGATCGTCTGCGGCCAGTGCTTCGTTGTAGTGCTTGCTTCTACCCATCGTTGCCGTAAGACAAGGTTGTTCACTTCGCTTACATCTAAATTGATCATCTGACGCCCAATTAACCCATCAAGTTGGGTTTGGGTTGCCGTCCGTTGGCTATCACTAATGGCACCAAAGACTTCAATATTGGCTACCGCAGTCAGTGGCGAGTACAAGAACAGGCCAATAAGTGTGACGGTGACCAGGGCAATTCCGACTGGAATAAGTCTATTCCGGCGCCGCCGAGCACGTTCTTGGGCTCGGCGTTTTGCTTGTTCGCGGAAGGCTTCGTGTTGGTCTTCGATCGGAACATGTTCTCGGGTGAAGCGATCACGGATAGCCATCATTGTCCTTAGCGACCATCCAGATGATCAAGTAGCTGCGGGCCAAATTCAGTCACATCGCCCGCACCCACCGTCAGGAGTAAGTCACCAGGCTGTACAACCCCGGCAACCACATCAAGAAGCGTTGAACGATCGGGTAGGAACCGGACATTTCCTCCGGCTTCTTTAACCCCATCGGCGACAAGGGCACCCGTCACCCCGGGAACAGCAGCTTCACCGGCGGCATAAATATCAGTCACAATCACAAGATCAGCATCGGCTAGCGCGACACCCAATGCCTTGCCCATTGCCTGTGTGCGTGAATAGCGGTGGGGTTGGAAGAGTGCCACAACCCGCCCGTCGGGGTTGGCCTGTTTTGCAGCTTGCACGGTTGCTTCTAATTCAGTGGGGTGGTGCCCATAGTCATCCACAACACGAATACCTTTTGCACTTCCCAAGTACTGGAAACGACGAGCGGCACCAGTGAATGCCGTTAGCCCTTCAGCGCCGGTTTTCCAATCTGCCCCGGCCCAGGTGGCTGCCATGAGCGCTGCCGTCGCATTAAGAACATTATGACGACCTGGAACGGCGACCGTCACCGAAATCGGTTCAGGAAGTAGGCCGGTGTGGTCAGTGATCGTGAAGGACGATCCCCCGGTTTCAGTGTGCGAAATATCGGTTATTTGCACATCAACCCCATCCGTTGTGCCATAGGTGGCGATGGTGTAGGCCGTTTCCTTGCGAAGCATTTGACCAAAGGTGGCTGATCCCGGATCGTCAGCACAGATCAATAGAGGCCCATCTGGATTACTTACTTCAATAAAGCGTTTGAATGCAGTGTGCAGTGCTGCTTCATCACTAAATACATCGTGGTGGTCCATCTCAATATTCGTCACGACGATGCAGTCACCTCGCAAACGGATAAAGGAACGGAACGCCTCATCAGCTTCAGCAACGAATACGTCTGAGCTGCCATGATGGGCACTATTTCCACCAGCGTGTAGCGCACCCCCAATAGCAAATGACGGGTCTAGTCCTCCGGCTTGCAGAATACGGGTGGTCATGGCCGTTGTCGTAGTTTTCCCATGCGTTCCACTAATGAGGATTCGACGGTTCCCCCGCATCAAAAGGTTGAGGAGATCTGCACGCAAGATAACAGGTATGCCATGGTCATGAGCCCACTGACGTTCTACGTTTGTGCGAGGAACAGCATTTGAAACCACCACAATGTCTGCACCCTCAACGTACTTGGCCGCATGTCCCACATGCACGGTAGCCCCCATTGATGTCAGTACATCACAGACCATGCCCCCGCGCAGGTCCGACCCAGACACAGGGATGTGCCGTTCAATTAAAAGCTGTGCAAGCCCATTCATGCCCGATCCGCCAATCCCAATCAGATGGATACGGGTGTCTGGCCCTAAGGACAAGGTTGCAGGATCAGTGAATCCCTCACCGGGGCTTAACCCATCATCATTTGTTGTCACCGGGTTCATCGGGATACCTCCAAAAGTATCTGGGCCAGATCACGGGCTGCATTTGGTCGACCAAGCTTGGCACTCGCGTGGCGCATACGTGCATTTGTGCGTGGTTCCAAGGTTTGTTCGATCGTATCGGCTAAGCGGGGGCCATCGAGGGACGTGTCTTCAATTAAGATCGCAGCCTGGGCTTGCGTCATTGCCTGTGCATTCGCAAATTGGTGGTTACCCGTGGCGTGGGGGTAGGGCACCAAAATGGCGGGAAGGCCCATGACGGTGAGTTCAGCCAAGGTTGATGCACCAGACCGGCAGACAACCACATCAGCGATCTGGAGGGCGTCTGCCATGTCGGCAATAAATGGGAGCACACGCACTTGAATCTGTCCTTGGGCGGGTAGATCCCAGGCACGCCGAATATCGTCAAAGGTGCGTTCACCAGTGGCATGGAGAATCTGAAGTTGCTCAGGGTTTGTGAGGTTATTTGCAGCGGCAATAATCGCATTATTGATAGCTTTTGCCCCTTGGCTGCCGCCAAAAACAACGATCGTTTTTCGGTCAGGGGTCAGACCAAATCGGGCATAGATCGCCCCACGGTCACGCATTCTTGTCGTAGTTATGGCCTCAGCAAATGCTGTCCGTACCGGGTTGCCAATGGCCCCAGAACGTGGTTTATGCATCGCATCCATCGTGGCTTCAAACGTGCCCACAACTCGAGTTGCAATCGGACTTAACACCTTGTTGGTGACCCCAGGAACTGCATTTTGCTCATGGATTACCAACGGTATGCGATGCAGGCGAGCTGCAAGTCCTAGCGAAACCGAGGTATAGCCGCCAAATCCACACGCCGCGATGACATGGTGGCGTTGCATTATCTGGCTAACGGCATGGACCGATTTACCCAACACAAAGGGCAACCGCAGGATTCTTGGGTCCGTTTTACGCGGTAACGCCATCGCATCGACGGTATTGAGGTGATACCCCGCATCTGGGACCAGGGTGGCTTCCATACGATCCTTGGTTCCGACAAACTCAATGTGGATATCTGGTCGAAGTGCGCGGATTGCATCTGCGGTTGCGAGACCAGGGAAAATATGACCACCAGTACCGCCAGCAGCGATAAGCACCGTGGGTGATGGATCAGACATCAGATTCCTCAGCAATACTGGTTAGTGGTGTTGGCACCGGGAGCATTTCATTCTGGCTATCCCACTGCGTGCATAGGCGATACAACAACCCGAGTGCACAAAGGACAGCGACCTTGGAACTGCCGCCCGTACTGATAAGTGGCAACGTCAACCCCGTGACCGGAATGACCCCAACAACCGAAGCCATATTGATGAACGCTTGCAAGCTAATCCCGATGGCCAAGGCGAGACCGGCATAGCGACCAAAGGGTGTGGGGTGGCCTTTCCAAAGTTTGTATCCAATGACTAAAAGGCCGACAAAGAGCGCAATAATAATGAGTGCACCGACAACCCCGTATTCTTCACCGATAACGGCATAAATGAAGTCGGTATCGCGGTTTGGCACTCGGCCCCATTGACTTTGACCGGCCCCTGGGCCCACCCCAAATAAGCCTCCACGGTTGATTGCCATCATCCCTTGCATCACCTGGCTGGTGATGGGCTCTTCTCCCCCACCAATCCACTCTTTAATACGTTCAAGCCGGTAGGCGCGGCCCGTAAAAAACAGGCCTGCAATGGTTCCTGCGACACCGACGATCCCCATGGACGTCACCAACCGCCAGTTTAAACCGGCAAGGATTAACGGAATCATCCCGACAAGTGCCATCAATATGGCTCCTTCGAGATCGGGGCTGATTATGACCCCTATGGTGGCCGGGATAATAAAGAGCAGAGGAATCTTGTTGATGTCTTTCCCTGCTTTAACGGCTTCATCCCGCTCACTGAGGTAGAGGGCAACGTAGACGGGCAAAATCACGCGAACAAACTCACTGGGCTGAACCCGGAGGGCGCTGCCAAGCGGAAGCCAACGGTTGGCCCCGTTGATATCAGGTCCAAAAAACTTAGCGACAAAAATCGCTGCAATACCAATGGTCGTTAACAACGTGACAAACGGTAGCCAACGTTCGATACGAGCTTTGGCAACCACGATGGCGGCAAAAATCCCAACTGAAAGCGCCCCGATTTCTTTATAGACCTCTTTGAAGGGATCACCGTAACTGGCGGCTGCGACCACGGTGGTTGAAAACGTCATCGCAATGCCGGTGATCACCAACATCGCGCTGATGATCAGGAGTGCATGATGGAGACGAAGGCTAGGCATTGGCAAACTCCCCGACAAGCTGTGCGAAGCGTTCTCCACGTTGGGCATAGCTCGTGAACTGGTCAGTTGAAGCAGCTGCTGGACTCAATAGCACCGTATCACCAGGTCGAACCCGTTGAGTTAATGCTGCAAAGGCGTCATCAAGGTGGAGGTGGTCTTCAACGGGGACACCGGCCGCTCGGGCAGCTCGGGCTACCTCCTCATGACTGGTGCCAATCCCATAGACCGCAACGGCACGCGAACGCATCCATGGAATCAAGGCATCATAGGCTACGCCTTTGTTATCACCGCCGATGATCCAATGAACATGCGTGAGTTCTTGAATCGCCGCAATCGCGGCGTGGGGGTTGGTCGCCTTGGAGTCATTGATAAAGGTGACCCCATGGATACGCCCCAAGCTTTGCATACGGTGAGCATCTGGGGTGGCACGAACCAAAGCCGTATTCACTGCGTCCTCATTGGCGCCCATCGCCAGGCAAGCCGCATGAGCGAGTGCGGCGTTCGCTCGGTTGTGGGAACCGAGTAACTGAATAGGAAGGGTGAAGGCATCAGGATCTACGGTAATTACCTCTCCTACCGGTGGGTACTTGACCAAGAGGTCAAGCACCGCGTGCTCCTTGGATGAGACGACGACAGCGTTCGCATGGGCCCATATCGTGGCCTTTGCTTTGCCGTAGGCCTGTGCATTGCCATGCCAAGTCAAATGATCGTCTGCAAGGTTGGTGATCACGGCAACCTCACAGGTCAATGTTTGCGCATAGTGAAGTTGAAAACTTGATAGCTCAAGGACACCGATAGCCAGATCATCGGTGAGTCCTTGGGTGAGTGGAACCCCGATATTGCCCAATAGCGGTACGGGGCCAAAGGCGGCGCTCAGTCCGGCCCCAATCAGTTGGGTAGTGGTTGTTTTCCCATTGGTACCCGTGACCCCGACGAGACGGGTGTGGTGATTGGAGAGCTGCCAAGCCAATTCGGGTTCACTGACAATAGGGATACCGTCTGCTTCAGCCCTGGCCAGTACCCGATGGTGCGGAGGAAACGCCGGACTGGGAGCAATACAGGTCACCCCATCCAAGAGTCGGTCAAGATCGACCGTATCCCCAAACATCGTGCCAACAGATTGAGCTGAGAAGCGTTGCCGTATGGTGTCATCTGCTGGCGGCTGGTCTGAATAGACGCGAACCGGTTGTCCAACTTCACGCAGCCGCTTGACCATAGCCAATGCCGAGGCGCCTAAGCCAAGTACAAGCGTGATTGAGGACGATGCGCTATCGCGACCGGCTAACTCATCGCTCATAGCCGTGCCAACCAATCGGCATAAAAGATGCCTAATGTCACACTGACAAAGAGGGCGCAAAGAATCCAGAAGCGAACAATCACCTGATTTTCATGCCAGCCGGCATGTTCAAAGTGGTGGTGAATAGGCGCCATTTTAAAGAGGCGTTTCCCTCCGAATGCTTTAAAGACGATGACTTGCAAAATAACGCTCAGGGTCTCCACCACGAACAGGCCACCAAGCACAATCAGGAGAAGTTCTGTTTCGGTGACCACGGCAAGTGCAGCCATCATCCCCCCAATAGCCAGACTGCCTGTGTCACCCATGAAAATATGCGCAGGATGGGCATTCCACCACAGAAACCCG from Stomatohabitans albus harbors:
- the ftsZ gene encoding cell division protein FtsZ, which gives rise to MAAPQNYLAVIKVVGIGGGGVNAVNRMIESGLKGVEFIAINTDAQALLMSDADVKLDVGRELTRGLGAGSKPEVGEKAAEDHRDEIEEVLKGADMVFVTAGEGGGTGTGGAPIVADIAKSLGALTIGVVTKPFLFEGRRRAMQAESGIERLAAAVDTLIVIPNERLLEIAEPEASMLEAFRLADDVLLHGVQGITDLITTPGLINTDFADVKTVMLDAGTATMGVGKARGEGRARQAAELAIASPLLEASMDGARGVLLTIAGGSDLGLHEVNEAAAAVQEHVDPDGNIIFGTVIDDSLGDEVKVTVIAAGFNEAHQAPRRSAPSAEPRTAGSAPRTSARTAPVQEFASRSVRVDTPPPIPSILDDDEDEDDVFRAPAASRPSDDGGDLDIPSFLR
- the murC gene encoding UDP-N-acetylmuramate--L-alanine ligase, yielding MNPVTTNDDGLSPGEGFTDPATLSLGPDTRIHLIGIGGSGMNGLAQLLIERHIPVSGSDLRGGMVCDVLTSMGATVHVGHAAKYVEGADIVVVSNAVPRTNVERQWAHDHGIPVILRADLLNLLMRGNRRILISGTHGKTTTTAMTTRILQAGGLDPSFAIGGALHAGGNSAHHGSSDVFVAEADEAFRSFIRLRGDCIVVTNIEMDHHDVFSDEAALHTAFKRFIEVSNPDGPLLICADDPGSATFGQMLRKETAYTIATYGTTDGVDVQITDISHTETGGSSFTITDHTGLLPEPISVTVAVPGRHNVLNATAALMAATWAGADWKTGAEGLTAFTGAARRFQYLGSAKGIRVVDDYGHHPTELEATVQAAKQANPDGRVVALFQPHRYSRTQAMGKALGVALADADLVIVTDIYAAGEAAVPGVTGALVADGVKEAGGNVRFLPDRSTLLDVVAGVVQPGDLLLTVGAGDVTEFGPQLLDHLDGR
- the murG gene encoding undecaprenyldiphospho-muramoylpentapeptide beta-N-acetylglucosaminyltransferase, translating into MSDPSPTVLIAAGGTGGHIFPGLATADAIRALRPDIHIEFVGTKDRMEATLVPDAGYHLNTVDAMALPRKTDPRILRLPFVLGKSVHAVSQIMQRHHVIAACGFGGYTSVSLGLAARLHRIPLVIHEQNAVPGVTNKVLSPIATRVVGTFEATMDAMHKPRSGAIGNPVRTAFAEAITTTRMRDRGAIYARFGLTPDRKTIVVFGGSQGAKAINNAIIAAANNLTNPEQLQILHATGERTFDDIRRAWDLPAQGQIQVRVLPFIADMADALQIADVVVCRSGASTLAELTVMGLPAILVPYPHATGNHQFANAQAMTQAQAAILIEDTSLDGPRLADTIEQTLEPRTNARMRHASAKLGRPNAARDLAQILLEVSR
- a CDS encoding FtsW/RodA/SpoVE family cell cycle protein, with the protein product MPSLRLHHALLIISAMLVITGIAMTFSTTVVAAASYGDPFKEVYKEIGALSVGIFAAIVVAKARIERWLPFVTLLTTIGIAAIFVAKFFGPDINGANRWLPLGSALRVQPSEFVRVILPVYVALYLSERDEAVKAGKDINKIPLLFIIPATIGVIISPDLEGAILMALVGMIPLILAGLNWRLVTSMGIVGVAGTIAGLFFTGRAYRLERIKEWIGGGEEPITSQVMQGMMAINRGGLFGVGPGAGQSQWGRVPNRDTDFIYAVIGEEYGVVGALIIIALFVGLLVIGYKLWKGHPTPFGRYAGLALAIGISLQAFINMASVVGVIPVTGLTLPLISTGGSSKVAVLCALGLLYRLCTQWDSQNEMLPVPTPLTSIAEESDV
- the murD gene encoding UDP-N-acetylmuramoyl-L-alanine--D-glutamate ligase translates to MSDELAGRDSASSSITLVLGLGASALAMVKRLREVGQPVRVYSDQPPADDTIRQRFSAQSVGTMFGDTVDLDRLLDGVTCIAPSPAFPPHHRVLARAEADGIPIVSEPELAWQLSNHHTRLVGVTGTNGKTTTTQLIGAGLSAAFGPVPLLGNIGVPLTQGLTDDLAIGVLELSSFQLHYAQTLTCEVAVITNLADDHLTWHGNAQAYGKAKATIWAHANAVVVSSKEHAVLDLLVKYPPVGEVITVDPDAFTLPIQLLGSHNRANAALAHAACLAMGANEDAVNTALVRATPDAHRMQSLGRIHGVTFINDSKATNPHAAIAAIQELTHVHWIIGGDNKGVAYDALIPWMRSRAVAVYGIGTSHEEVARAARAAGVPVEDHLHLDDAFAALTQRVRPGDTVLLSPAAASTDQFTSYAQRGERFAQLVGEFANA